Part of the Vigna unguiculata cultivar IT97K-499-35 chromosome 3, ASM411807v1, whole genome shotgun sequence genome, TTTTCATTCTCTCTGCTCGACTAATAATATAAACCACAAAAATCAATGCTTACTCTATTCATTTCTTTGAATTGATATGCTTGATCTAGGCAAGGAAAATATGGCAACTCCTTAAGGCTTATCTTGTTGGCACTGAATTCTTTTTACTTTGATGGTTCACTTTGGCACTCACTCTAAAAAAGGAGTGATGTACTATAGTTTTTGAAATTGCGGTACAGACTTGGTATATGTCTTACAAATTTAATAGTAAAAGATACAGACTCAATGTCAAATGTTACAAACTGAGTACTAGAAGTTACAGATTGAAAAATTGAAGTCAGTTAATTTTTATACCTAAGTATGTAAACTTTTATgtgtttttaactttaattatttaataattttattacttactCTAGAAAGTCTATTATATTGTATGTAATTTTAAACAAACAAGTAAATAGAGTACTGAAGTAAAAACTTATGAGCGCATATCTAATTTTGGTTAAATCTCTGAAGTACTTTCCAACTTTACAAAAAGTGAATTAGCTTATTTAGCTCAACAAGTTTTCTAAAAGGTTAATACAAATTTGAAGTCTCGTAGTTTCATGCTTACTAAACTATAGGCGATATTAATTATAGAGATATATTAGTATGTTGTTAGATAATGTAGAATTTAGTTGTATgcttaatttaattctttatgACATCCAATGGCATAGGTTGTTGATCTTTCACACTTTGGCCGGATAAGAGGTACTTGCTTTTCCTGCATCATTGCCTCTCCACACAAAAGCAATGCATTTTCTCAGCCACACTGggattatataaaataaaactgctGCTAACAAACAAGTATAAAAGAATTACTGACAAAAAaggtagaaatatttttttttcttaattttagtgAATTGTTTGATGTTCTAAAATGTCTTTTATGTTAGAATAAATAGGTCAATTACAGTTTCAGAGAAAGCCCACAGATGATCCACACTGCACCATTTCCTCTCCTAATTTGCTGCTTACCAATAACCCCATATCTTTTTGAGAACTTCAGTCCGTACAAAATCCTAAAGCTTGGAAGGACCTTGAATGTCCATAGACCATAGGTCTTATATCTGTGGGTCATAAAGTAAAACTAGGGTTTACACAAAAGTTCTCCAGTGTTGTCGACAGTTTGCATTTTGCATTCAAGTCAGGGGACATATTAAATGACTCTAGCATGGGTACTCCATGAGATATTGAGTTTTAGGCAGAGTGGGTTTGTCTGTACACACATCTACAAGGGGCTCTTGTGTGGGTTCTTCACCTTATCTCTTAGGTGATTAAGAGACGAGTCATTGACAtattgttttcttaattttgcaTGCAAATATTTTGGCTCATCTGAAACAAAGTCAGTGGAGAAGATCGCATTCAGTTCCTTCACAACCAGAGCACTGCAAACTTTGAATGTCTACATGAAGGACAAGTATGTGTTGGGAGAAAGTAGCTTTGTTTCTACATTTATGTATTATTTGCAAGTTCTTGTcagtttatttttatacttcattttataaatagatGATTAAATAATTGAATCTCTAACTGCAATCCTTAGGGATGTGACACTGTTTTTGTGACACCAACAGCTCGAACAATAGATATTGCTCATGCATGGCTCATGGTAATTTTCTATTCTTCATCCTTCTGATGCTCAGAAAACTTATGTGGTtatcttttcttcaattatCTTAATTATCATGTAACTGACTACTCTCTTTCTCTTGTTGCTTTTTGATAGAAAAATGCGATAACATTAGTGGTTTCTCCTGAGACCTGTACGACCATTATGGAAATGCTGAACAAGTAGGTAATTTCTTCTGGTTAGTTGTAATGTCAAGATTTACCAacataagtaaaattaaaaggataaagagagaaaacaaataCGTAGTTGTTTTTCATAATTAGTATTATGATATCAAATACATGAATTAAATCTTTACATGTAATGATTTTAAGGTACATATTTTTTGCTGATAAGGTGGAGATTCAAGACATCACTAAGCAAACCAGCTTTTTTGCTTTGGTGGGACCCAACAGTGGCCAAGTAAGGTACAATAGTATTCCTATTTATTGTCAAGATTTAAAATGTCGGTAATTTTCAATATAATGAAATGAGCAGGTGATGGAGAAATTGAGCCTTGGTGATCTTGTTGGAAAACCATATGGTACACATCAGCATTTTAATGTAAGCATGATCAAAGTTTTGTTAAGCACGTGCATTAAGTTCTAGTTGTCTTTCTCATCTCCAGTTTTTCTGTACTAGATACTGGTCATGTATGTTTAATGATGACTGCATAATTTTATGTCTgctttttattttccaaaacagCTCCTATGATCAATCATGTCTTATTTGCTGGCTTTTAGcttcatatatttgtttatcaCACATAACTTTCTTAGATTAGAAATGCatattttggttatttataTTGCTAGTGAGTATATAATGACTTTTGTAATTGCAACTTTTGTTTTTAGTAATAATGGGAAAAAATCAAGTCCCATATGGACAAGAGATGGTGccaaaaatacaatatttataatCACGGTAATCTTCATGTTACGAGCTGATTTTGTAGTGTTAAATTAGGCCTGAAGCACCTCGTAAGATGAAATTAAAGTCTATCATAATCATTAAAAGGGTCGCTCACTTGTAATACACTTACCAAGCCCAATAGTATTGGACTTGAGTGGGTGTATTTGGAAAAAACCCAAGTCTGATATTGACTGGATATAGTGccaaaaatacaatatataagtggaaaCAATCTTTATCTTACAAACCACTTTTGTAGGATATGGTTAGGTCTAAACCACTTTGTTAGAGGTAGCAAGTTCCCATGATTTGTGGTTGTTCATGTTTTacagaatttaaaaatttcgaACTTGTTAAAGTGGAGAACTAAAAAAACTCTTATTGGGTAAAAATTATGATAAGCTACAGAGTCAAGAGTGAGGTTCATTAAATAGTGGGCCTACacgatttttgtgatttttattaaatttcaatcAATAATAGGGAAtgtattagaaagattatgtaGCTGGCATTTCTTGTGTTAGATTTATGTTACTTCCAAAGTAGTTGACTTTCAATGGCAAAACCAAAACCTAgtaattcctttttttttcctactgttttctccttttcttgAAAAGCGTGAAGACTCGCGTTATGTTTTCTTATTCTCGTGAACAAGttctcaaatatatttgtaattgtaGGTTGATAAGCAGCCTGTAACTATAGGGGTTGGAAACATCATTTCTGAAGGTGGTTTTTCATTACTGATGTCTCCAGCTGCTGCTCCTTCTATTTGGAAAGCTATTCTTGATCAAGGGGCTATCCCAATGGGTTCTAATGCATGGAATAAATTACGGATTATTCGAGGTATTGAATTGCTTAGATTTGTTCGTATTTCTGTATCTCGTAGTtgtttgcttttattttattaaggaTATGTAGTTATATGATAGAAACTGTATCAGCCTAGGAGAAAATAAGTTTTTGtgctatattattttttttggagTTTTGGAGCACAGAAAACACATTTTGGAGAGCTTGGGTGGCTGCTAGGCTTGTAGGAACATCACCTTCTTGGATCTCCATCTTGAtcttgagttaaacttaaaatctaCTCCGAGAGtacttcttttaaatataaatgtgtgAAACAAATAGAAGTATCTGAGCTTCATAGTTGCATAGTGTGTTCCAATTAGGAATTATGTCATTACTTGAGTTCTAGTAACAATGCTATTAGTCAACATAATTCTTCCCAGACTATGTAAAAAATGCTTCAAGCCCATGCAGACATTTGGTGCATGAAAGAACTCATTTTGCAGTGTCTGTTATGGGTGCACTATCTCCTTCTATTTAAGAATTGGTAGTATTGCTAAAAAGTATTGGATCTAGAAAAAGATAGTCCCCCAAGACACAGTGAACTACAACATGAGTCCCCTATTGCGAGATGTGTTTACATTTTATGTTTGATCACGCCACAACCAAATTGCTTCTTATGGAGacgaaaaaaaatgttaatggcTTGTGTTTTTATCCGAAAGGAGCGTGATTCTCCTGATGTGGAAAGAGCTTGCACATAAGAGGATTGATCACCGAGTTCTTGATGAGTTCCTAATAAAGATCAAGAAGAGATCCACCCCCAGAAGATTCTCCCACAGTGAAATCAGTAAAAGCTAGATAGATTATAGAATATATAAGAGTGAAGTGAGTGAGTACTCTTTGTGGGTTCAATctatatttaaagatatttaaaataaataaaagatatgattgattattgaatatttctcattcaatcaattataaaaatatttatgcataTACATACCCGAGTTATATGCACGTATCCGATTTGATtggattttatattattatgttgtGATATATCTCTGTATATATTGGATACGGCTGGGTATAGCTTGGGTACAGTAATATGACTATGTTATAATAATAGAAGATTTGCAATTGTAGAGTATTTGTGTTTGGGTTGAGTGGCATATTTCTATTTGATAATGAAACTggaaaaattattgaaataaataatttgaaacatGATTAATAGTTTCACTCCCTATGATTCTTTTATCCTATTTTGATCATTATTTGACTTCTTAGGGAGGCCCGCCCCTGGAATGGAGCTTACAAATGAATTCAATGTGCTGGAGGCCTGTCTATGGAGCTCAGTTTCTCTAAATAAAGGTGTGGAACTGGTTTACCCATCTGCATAAAATGTTGAAACCTGCTGCACAATTGGTTtgattatgaaaattttcaggTTGTTACAAGGGACAGGAGACTATCTCTAGGCTCATTACATATGATGGAATCAAGCAGAGGTTATGGGGAATTAATCTTTCTGCTGCTGCAGAACCTGGCAGCATTATTACAGTGGATGGGAAAAAGGTGCTATTTAATTTCATTCGAAAAATGTTcacaatatttttcttgaatccTTTCGTTAAAACTCCAGTTACAACGTTTCTCTGGAGAAAACCATTTTGTCAAAGAAATGATAACTAAAAGTGTGTTCTGTTAAAATGGATAACTGATTTTCTCCTTGAACAGGTCGGAAAGTTGACTAGCTACACTTCTGGAAGGAAGCAATCCGAACACTTTGGATTAGGTTACATAAAGAGGCGAGCTGCTTCGGAGGGAGACACTGTAATTGTAGGAGACAACATCAAGGGAACAGTGGTGGAAGTACCTTTTCTTTCTCAGCAACGCCCACCATCTTCCACTTCAACTTCCTGATTATAGAGGGTATTGATACCATTATTGTGCTTCTGTCGTGACGATGATTGGTGTTGTTAAAGAAATTCATGCACAATACTAGAAAATTTGATACAAGGTTTTTCCTTATCTGTCACATTTGCGATGAATTTGTGCATCTTAGCACAACTGGTCAATAGCACCAATCTTTCATAAGAATTCATCTTTTgcttcatttctttttcttggcTGTTGCCTCTTTTTCCAGGGTACCCTCAGAGCAGCCTTTTTACAATGCAGAAAACCGAGTCAATTCAAATTAGGAGTCTCAATAACTTTTCGAATTTTTGATCTTGTCTGCGAAACTAAAGGTGTTTTCTTTCGCCAATTAAGGCTGCAGCAGCTTTCCTTTGACGAACAAATGTCCAAAGAATGAGGTTTTCTAATCTTACTCTTTCGGTCAAAATGCAACCATTGTTCCTTTTCACCAACTTGCGTAGACACTGTACTATACAAAGTAGAATATTATTATcgtataaaatttgaatataaaaatcttattaaatttaCACACAACTTTGCTACATTATTCTTAGTAGAGCTTTGAAACAAACCTccaattaatttgaaaaatatcacGATTAATCTTGGGATAACCAAAAGCTTGTTTGCCTAGATAGCCAATCTTGAAAAATATGGATCGAAGTTAATTGTAATAAACGAGCTATAAACAGtgttaacaaaaatgatttttctttcaaaaatttacttttatagaATGAAATTGACTTTATTACGCTGTTGGTGTTCTCTTGTACACACTTCAATTGAATGTTAATAATTAATACGAACCCTTAGGACAACAATTCATGTTAAggttcttatttttaaatttcgcAATGAGCTGTTATTTGAAAAGAAGACTCGgatatattaaacataaaagCTTGACTCTTAAGTTTAATATGTTGAAAAAGTTGTTTTAGGTTGTCAACTACTACTGCATAAAGAAAGAACTTTTCAACCACTTGGTTTAAAGAACTTCAATTATATTCTTAGTGTGTTCAACGTTgtatattgttaatttattattaatacataCATAAAGCACATCAGTAATGAAATGCGACTTCTCTTGAGaatacaaaagaaagaaaacaaagggAGTTGTTATATTTATATCCAATCTATGGGTTCTGGGTCATATACCGAATCTATAGTGCATTcacatttaaagttttaaatttcatgtTCTCTTATtacattaagaaaatattttgttagattcaatttttaaacttataattgTAGTTATAATCctgcaaaattgaaaatatatttaagaatcTTTTGCTTTTGCGTGATTTTGATTGAAACTTATAGCGAAAAACATCTTttcatacatatataatatttcacaaatccataaaaaaaaaccattataagtgatcaaattatattattttttactgtaTTCCCTGTGCCTTTAAGCGTGCTAAACATCATGTCTCTGTGTAAATTATTGAGAAATCTTCTTATACATATAGAAAAGTGAAAAACATTGATTTCGAAGTTGGAAAATGCAAAGAAATATCAAGTAATAATGGTTTATATTGACTATAACCTtactaacaaaattttgtactttcacattattttttatcaattcaactaatgaactatatttatatatcatctTTTAtagttaagattaaaaaataaagactcggtcaaattatttatatttttataatgtaaaatcATGTATTAAGTTAATGTGTGTGTATCCGACCATCTTCAACAAAACTTGCCACAGTTACGCTAtcatttgaaattttgttgTCACTTTTTTTCCTCCACCGCCTGAAGCATAAAGCATTCTCAGATCTTATTCCATTTCCTTTGGTTAATCGCACTTCGATCTCAAAGCTACTTCCTTTACTTCATTTCTCTTCTCCCTTTGGTTTCAGCGACCAACTTGGCCTTGTTTGTGTCATTGCTCTCAGAAAGTAAGTTATGCCACAAAATGTTGGACGCCATGGATGAACCTCAAACAGAAAAGTATGCATCCCATGATCCCAACTACATTGTTAGGGACAAAGTTTACAACTTTATGAAATTCATCAATATGGGGTccatttttgtgctttt contains:
- the LOC114178880 gene encoding putative transferase At1g60990, chloroplastic; translation: MTTMVAVAPSPSFNPSQNQALTWRLSLFSPNAAFCSAHLIKKSKKQKKKPITWSICAHSLPFDLSPPPIDHDFLDAVKTAGTEVSGDGIIETFHNDDEALDAVDNGVVVVDLSHFGRIRVSGEDRIQFLHNQSTANFECLHEGQGCDTVFVTPTARTIDIAHAWLMKNAITLVVSPETCTTIMEMLNKYIFFADKVEIQDITKQTSFFALVGPNSGQVMEKLSLGDLVGKPYGTHQHFNVDKQPVTIGVGNIISEGGFSLLMSPAAAPSIWKAILDQGAIPMGSNAWNKLRIIRGRPAPGMELTNEFNVLEACLWSSVSLNKGCYKGQETISRLITYDGIKQRLWGINLSAAAEPGSIITVDGKKVGKLTSYTSGRKQSEHFGLGYIKRRAASEGDTVIVGDNIKGTVVEVPFLSQQRPPSSTSTS